In Pseudomonas fluorescens, one genomic interval encodes:
- a CDS encoding energy-coupling factor ABC transporter permease has protein sequence MIGAELLSSTSLTLGWLIYLPVLLWAICRAPWVELFTDSRRQHLLFGTVFALFLLWMVRRDFDTGVSYHFIGMTAVTLLLDWPLAIIGGLVAQLGLVLLGRQDLAAVGVNGTLLILLPVLITECVAILVERAQPRNPFVYIFCSGFFAAALSALLCLTLSLGLLWYDGLFAMPEWLEDFIGYLWLLIFPEAFINGMVISALVVFSPEWLETFNRTRYLSAPWKDDDPKS, from the coding sequence ATGATCGGTGCAGAACTGCTGTCGTCGACGAGCCTGACACTCGGCTGGTTGATTTACCTGCCGGTGTTGTTGTGGGCGATCTGTCGTGCGCCGTGGGTCGAGTTGTTCACTGACAGTCGCCGCCAGCATCTGCTGTTCGGCACTGTGTTCGCCTTGTTTCTGCTGTGGATGGTGCGCAGGGATTTCGACACCGGGGTTTCTTATCACTTCATCGGCATGACCGCCGTGACGTTGCTGCTCGACTGGCCGCTGGCGATCATCGGCGGGCTGGTGGCGCAGCTCGGGCTGGTGTTGCTCGGGCGCCAGGATCTGGCGGCGGTCGGGGTCAACGGTACGTTGCTGATCCTGTTGCCGGTGTTGATCACCGAGTGCGTGGCGATCCTCGTCGAGCGCGCCCAGCCGCGTAATCCGTTTGTGTATATCTTCTGTTCCGGGTTCTTTGCCGCAGCGTTGTCCGCATTGCTGTGTCTGACGCTGAGTCTGGGCCTGCTGTGGTACGACGGTCTGTTTGCCATGCCGGAATGGCTGGAAGATTTCATCGGCTACCTGTGGCTGCTGATCTTTCCCGAAGCGTTCATCAACGGCATGGTGATCAGCGCGCTGGTGGTGTTCAGCCCCGAGTGGCTGGAAACCTTCAACCGCACCCGCTACCTTTCGGCGCCCTGGAAGGACGACGATCCCAAGTCTTGA
- a CDS encoding DUF1780 domain-containing protein, with translation MDDSDYLRLLTIAAEQANAFLSNARKWERERWVCQRLLQGLNIPYRADEFAPAGEPPDVLFRDANFEVFFVLDEGRRLNDEWRDELQRRRSAFSLSQLVRREAKPRRIPANEFLLRLAPTLRKKAHNYKERGMDLGELDIIAFASLKREVLDLNSHFPPPTEYLRQGWRSLSLVGPTFARVLFAHPDAPDFLRSNLGRSIVFDVGISL, from the coding sequence ATGGATGACTCAGATTACTTACGCCTGCTGACCATTGCGGCCGAGCAAGCCAACGCGTTCCTGTCCAATGCCCGCAAATGGGAGCGTGAGCGTTGGGTCTGCCAGCGCCTGCTGCAAGGCTTGAACATTCCCTACCGTGCCGATGAGTTCGCCCCCGCCGGCGAGCCGCCGGACGTGCTGTTTCGCGATGCCAATTTCGAAGTGTTCTTCGTTCTCGATGAAGGCCGCCGACTCAACGACGAATGGCGCGATGAACTGCAACGCCGCCGCAGTGCGTTCTCCCTCAGCCAACTGGTGCGTCGTGAAGCCAAGCCACGGCGGATCCCGGCCAATGAATTCTTACTGCGACTGGCGCCGACCTTGCGCAAAAAAGCGCACAACTACAAGGAACGCGGCATGGATCTGGGCGAACTGGACATCATCGCCTTCGCCAGCCTCAAGCGCGAGGTGCTGGACCTCAACAGCCATTTTCCACCGCCGACCGAGTATCTGCGTCAGGGTTGGCGCTCGCTGTCGCTGGTCGGCCCGACCTTCGCCCGGGTGCTGTTCGCCCATCCCGATGCACCGGACTTTCTGCGCAGCAACCTCGGTCGCAGTATCGTCTTCGATGTCGGGATCAGCCTGTGA
- a CDS encoding MOSC domain-containing protein has translation MTPLQQLIADVPQTGRVRWIGVRPESRGPMIELDAVEARLEAGLTGDHARPGVRNARQVTLIQFEHLAVISALMGRPDDQPVRPEDLRRNLVISGINLFSLKGRRFRIGQAIFETTGWCQPCARLQNNLGPGTFQAVRGHGGITARVLQSGIIRLDDGVSVEPVPDSGYAAFNPG, from the coding sequence GTGACGCCGCTACAGCAGTTGATCGCCGACGTGCCGCAGACCGGCCGCGTACGCTGGATCGGCGTGCGCCCCGAGTCTCGCGGCCCGATGATCGAGCTAGACGCCGTCGAGGCACGGCTCGAAGCGGGGTTGACCGGCGATCACGCCCGCCCGGGTGTACGCAACGCACGGCAAGTAACGTTGATTCAGTTCGAACACCTGGCGGTCATCAGCGCGTTGATGGGCCGGCCTGACGATCAACCCGTGAGGCCTGAAGACCTGCGGCGCAATCTGGTCATCAGCGGTATCAATCTGTTTAGTCTCAAGGGTCGGCGCTTTCGCATCGGTCAGGCAATATTCGAGACCACCGGCTGGTGCCAGCCCTGCGCGCGCCTGCAAAACAACCTCGGTCCCGGCACCTTTCAAGCGGTGCGCGGGCATGGCGGAATAACCGCGCGGGTGTTACAAAGCGGGATCATTCGCCTCGACGACGGTGTGTCTGTCGAACCGGTTCCGGACAGCGGCTATGCTGCGTTCAACCCCGGTTGA
- a CDS encoding DUF3094 family protein, whose translation MTSRLNPEDQKHVEEYLQLSQHRVERRPFRPWMLLVLVLAVTIGLGLLSRLISYLTL comes from the coding sequence ATGACCAGCCGCCTGAACCCCGAAGACCAAAAGCATGTCGAAGAGTACCTGCAACTGTCCCAACACCGTGTCGAGCGCCGGCCTTTTCGGCCGTGGATGCTCCTGGTGCTGGTGCTGGCAGTGACCATTGGTCTGGGCCTGCTGAGCCGACTTATCAGTTACCTGACGCTATGA
- a CDS encoding NAD(P)/FAD-dependent oxidoreductase, producing the protein MSHRIVIVGGGAGGLELATRLGKTLGKRGTASVMLVDANLTHIWKPLLHEVAAGSLNSSEDELNYVAQAKWNHFEFQLGRMSGLDRAQKKIQLAATYDENGVELVPAREVAYDSLVISVGSTTNDFGTQGAAQHCLFLDTRKQAERFHQQLLNHYLRAHAGQTDVIEQISVAIVGAGATGVELAAELHNAAHELAAYGLDRIKPENMHITLIEAGPRVLPALPERISGPVHKTLEKLGVNVMTNASVSEVTADSLITADGNVIKASLKVWAAGIRAPGFLKDIDGLETNRINQLQVLPTLQTTRDENIFAFGDCAACPQPGSDRNVPPRAQAAHQQASLLAKSLKLRIEGKTLPEYKYTDYGSLISLSRFSAVGNLMGNLTGSVMLEGWLARMFYVSLYRMHQMALYGPFRTAMLMLGSKIGRGTEPRLKLH; encoded by the coding sequence ATGTCCCATCGTATTGTCATTGTCGGCGGCGGCGCCGGCGGTCTGGAGTTGGCTACCCGTCTGGGTAAGACTCTGGGCAAGCGCGGCACGGCCAGTGTGATGCTGGTCGACGCGAACCTGACGCACATCTGGAAGCCCCTGCTGCACGAAGTGGCCGCCGGATCGCTGAACTCTTCCGAGGATGAACTCAACTATGTTGCCCAGGCGAAATGGAACCACTTCGAGTTCCAGCTGGGGCGCATGAGCGGGCTTGATCGCGCGCAGAAGAAAATCCAGCTGGCCGCCACCTACGACGAAAACGGCGTGGAACTGGTTCCTGCGCGTGAAGTGGCCTACGACTCGCTGGTGATCAGCGTCGGCAGCACCACCAACGATTTCGGCACCCAGGGCGCAGCGCAGCACTGCCTGTTCCTCGACACCCGCAAACAGGCCGAACGCTTCCACCAGCAGTTGCTCAACCACTACCTGCGCGCGCATGCCGGGCAGACCGATGTGATCGAGCAGATCAGTGTGGCGATCGTCGGGGCCGGCGCCACGGGTGTCGAGCTGGCGGCAGAACTGCACAATGCCGCACACGAACTGGCGGCCTACGGTCTGGACCGAATCAAACCGGAAAACATGCACATCACCCTGATCGAAGCCGGCCCACGGGTGTTGCCAGCCCTGCCGGAGCGCATCAGCGGCCCGGTGCACAAGACTCTGGAGAAACTCGGGGTCAATGTGATGACCAACGCTTCGGTCAGCGAAGTGACCGCCGACAGCCTGATCACCGCCGATGGCAACGTGATCAAGGCCAGCCTGAAAGTCTGGGCTGCCGGGATTCGCGCGCCGGGTTTCCTCAAGGACATCGACGGCCTGGAGACCAACCGCATCAACCAGTTGCAAGTGCTGCCGACGTTGCAGACCACCCGCGACGAAAACATTTTCGCCTTCGGTGACTGCGCCGCCTGCCCGCAACCGGGTTCGGATCGCAACGTGCCGCCGCGTGCGCAAGCCGCGCACCAACAGGCTTCGTTGCTGGCCAAGTCGCTGAAGCTGCGTATCGAAGGCAAAACCCTGCCGGAGTACAAGTACACCGACTACGGCTCGCTGATTTCGCTGTCGCGTTTTTCGGCTGTGGGTAACTTGATGGGTAACCTGACCGGCAGTGTGATGCTGGAGGGCTGGCTGGCGCGGATGTTCTACGTGTCGCTGTACCGCATGCACCAGATGGCACTGTACGGACCGTTCCGCACGGCGATGCTGATGCTGGGCAGCAAGATCGGTCGCGGCACCGAGCCACGCTTGAAGCTGCATTGA
- a CDS encoding methyl-accepting chemotaxis protein, whose translation MQQNLRETLQGISGSATQLATAADELNAVTLDSTQGLQQQNNEIEQAATAVNEMTTAVEEVARNAVSTSDATRQSSESAQLGQARVSDTASAINALVSDVQHTGELVQSLANQSQDIGKVLDVIRAIAEQTNLLALNAAIEAARAGESGRGFAVVADEVRALAYRTQQSTQEIEQMVQGMRTGSSLALDSMQASAARATTTLALAERAGEALETITASVHEIHERNLVIASAAEEQAQVAREVDRNLVNIRDLSIRSAAGADQTSASSHQLSQLANALQGMVRRFQL comes from the coding sequence ATGCAGCAGAACCTGCGGGAAACGCTGCAAGGCATCAGCGGTTCGGCCACGCAATTGGCCACCGCTGCCGATGAGCTCAACGCGGTGACGCTCGACAGCACACAAGGCCTGCAGCAGCAGAACAACGAAATCGAACAGGCCGCCACGGCGGTCAATGAAATGACCACGGCGGTTGAAGAAGTCGCGCGCAACGCGGTGTCGACGTCCGATGCCACCCGCCAATCCAGTGAGTCGGCGCAACTGGGACAGGCGCGGGTCAGTGACACCGCGTCGGCCATCAATGCGCTGGTCAGCGACGTGCAGCACACCGGCGAGTTGGTGCAATCGCTGGCCAACCAGTCACAGGACATCGGCAAAGTGCTGGATGTCATCCGTGCGATTGCCGAGCAGACCAACCTGCTTGCGCTCAACGCCGCCATCGAGGCGGCCCGCGCAGGGGAGAGCGGACGAGGTTTTGCGGTGGTCGCCGATGAAGTGCGGGCGCTGGCCTATCGCACTCAGCAATCGACGCAGGAGATTGAGCAGATGGTGCAGGGCATGCGCACCGGTTCAAGCCTGGCGCTGGACTCTATGCAGGCCAGCGCTGCACGGGCCACGACCACGCTGGCGTTGGCCGAGCGCGCCGGGGAGGCGCTGGAAACCATCACCGCGTCAGTGCATGAGATTCATGAGCGCAATCTGGTGATCGCCAGTGCCGCCGAAGAGCAGGCGCAAGTTGCGCGGGAAGTGGATCGTAACCTGGTGAACATTCGCGACCTGTCGATCCGTTCGGCAGCGGGAGCCGATCAGACCAGCGCGTCGAGTCACCAACTGTCGCAACTGGCCAACGCGCTGCAAGGCATGGTACGGCGCTTCCAGCTCTGA
- the clpB gene encoding ATP-dependent chaperone ClpB produces MRIDRLTSKLQLALSDAQSLAVGHDHPAIEPAHLMQAMLEQQGGSIKPLLMQVGFDVNSLRKELTKELDQLPKIQNPTGDVNMSQDLARLLNQADRLAQQKGDQFISSELVLLAAMDENSKLGKLLLGQGVSKKALENAINNLRGGEAVNDANHEESRQALDKYTVDLTKRAEEGKLDPVIGRDDEIRRTIQVLQRRTKNNPVLIGEPGVGKTAIAEGLAQRIINGEVPDGLKGKRLLSLDMGALIAGAKYRGEFEERLKALLNELSKQEGQIILFIDELHTMVGAGKGEGSMDAGNMLKPALARGELHCVGATTLNEYRQYIEKDAALERRFQKVLVDEPSEEDTIAILRGLKERYEVHHKVAITDGAIIAAAKLSHRYITDRQLPDKAIDLIDEAASRIRMEIDSKPEVLDRLERRLIQLKVESQALKKESDEAAMKRLEKLQEEIVRLEREYSDLEEIWNSEKAEVQGSAQIQQKIEQSRQELEAARRKGDLNRMAELQYGVIPDLERSLQMVDQHGKSENQLLRSKVTEEEIAEVVSKWTGIPVSKMLEGERDKLMKMESLLHQRVIGQDEAVVAVANAVRRSRAGLADPNRPSGSFMFLGPTGVGKTELCKALAEFLFDTEEAMVRIDMSEFMEKHSVARLIGAPPGYVGYEEGGYLTEAVRRKPYSVILLDEVEKAHPDVFNILLQVLEDGRLTDSHGRTVDFRNTVIVMTSNLGSSQIQELVGDREAQRAAVMDALTSHFRPEFINRVDEVVIFEPLARDQIAGITEIQLGRLRSRLAERELKLELSPEAMDKLIAVGYDPVYGARPLKRAIQRWIENPLAQLILSGHFLPGDTATGKVVNDEIVFD; encoded by the coding sequence ATGCGTATAGACCGTTTAACCAGCAAATTACAGTTGGCGTTGTCCGACGCCCAATCCCTGGCCGTTGGCCACGATCATCCGGCCATCGAGCCGGCGCACTTGATGCAGGCCATGCTTGAACAGCAGGGTGGTTCGATCAAACCCCTGTTGATGCAAGTCGGCTTCGACGTCAACAGCTTGCGCAAAGAGCTGACCAAAGAGCTCGACCAATTACCGAAAATCCAGAACCCGACCGGCGACGTCAACATGTCGCAGGATCTGGCGCGCCTGCTCAATCAGGCTGATCGCCTGGCCCAGCAGAAGGGCGACCAGTTCATTTCCAGCGAGCTGGTGCTGCTCGCCGCGATGGACGAGAACAGCAAGCTCGGCAAACTGCTGCTCGGCCAGGGCGTGAGCAAGAAAGCCCTGGAAAACGCGATCAACAACCTGCGCGGTGGTGAGGCGGTAAATGACGCCAACCACGAAGAGTCGCGTCAGGCGCTGGACAAATACACTGTCGACCTGACCAAGCGTGCCGAAGAAGGCAAGCTCGATCCGGTGATCGGCCGTGACGACGAAATTCGCCGCACCATTCAGGTTCTGCAGCGTCGCACCAAGAACAACCCGGTGCTGATCGGTGAACCTGGCGTGGGTAAAACCGCGATTGCCGAAGGTCTGGCCCAGCGCATCATCAACGGCGAAGTGCCGGACGGCCTCAAGGGCAAACGTCTGCTGTCGCTGGACATGGGCGCGCTGATTGCCGGTGCCAAGTATCGCGGTGAGTTCGAAGAGCGCCTGAAAGCCCTGCTCAATGAGCTGTCGAAGCAGGAAGGGCAGATCATTCTGTTCATCGACGAATTGCACACCATGGTCGGCGCCGGTAAGGGCGAAGGCTCGATGGATGCTGGCAACATGCTCAAACCGGCACTGGCGCGCGGTGAGCTGCACTGCGTCGGCGCAACCACGCTTAACGAGTACCGCCAATATATAGAGAAGGATGCGGCGCTTGAGCGGCGTTTCCAGAAAGTCCTGGTGGACGAGCCGAGTGAAGAAGACACCATCGCCATCCTGCGTGGCCTCAAGGAGCGTTATGAGGTTCACCATAAAGTGGCGATCACCGACGGCGCGATTATCGCCGCGGCCAAGCTCAGCCATCGTTACATCACGGATCGGCAGTTGCCGGACAAGGCCATCGACCTGATCGACGAGGCCGCCAGCCGTATCCGCATGGAGATCGACTCCAAGCCGGAAGTGCTGGATCGTCTGGAGCGTCGCCTGATTCAGCTCAAGGTTGAATCTCAGGCACTGAAGAAAGAAAGCGATGAAGCGGCGATGAAACGCCTGGAAAAACTCCAGGAAGAAATCGTCCGTCTCGAGCGTGAGTACTCGGATCTGGAAGAAATCTGGAACTCGGAAAAAGCCGAGGTACAGGGTTCGGCGCAGATTCAGCAAAAGATCGAGCAGTCGCGTCAGGAGCTGGAAGCGGCGCGCCGTAAAGGCGATCTCAACCGCATGGCCGAATTGCAGTACGGGGTGATCCCGGATCTGGAGCGCAGCCTGCAAATGGTCGACCAGCACGGCAAGAGCGAAAACCAGTTGCTGCGCAGCAAGGTGACCGAAGAGGAAATCGCCGAAGTCGTTTCGAAGTGGACCGGTATTCCGGTGTCGAAAATGCTCGAAGGCGAGCGCGACAAGCTGATGAAGATGGAAAGCCTGTTGCATCAGCGTGTAATTGGTCAGGACGAGGCGGTGGTTGCGGTCGCCAACGCGGTACGGCGCTCGCGCGCCGGACTGGCGGATCCGAATCGTCCGAGCGGCTCGTTCATGTTCCTCGGCCCGACCGGTGTCGGTAAAACCGAGCTGTGCAAGGCGCTGGCCGAATTCCTCTTTGATACCGAAGAGGCAATGGTGCGGATCGACATGTCCGAGTTCATGGAGAAACATTCCGTGGCGCGGCTGATCGGGGCGCCACCAGGCTACGTGGGTTACGAGGAGGGCGGTTACCTGACCGAAGCGGTACGTCGCAAGCCTTACTCGGTGATCCTGCTGGACGAGGTCGAGAAGGCGCATCCGGATGTATTCAACATCCTGCTGCAAGTGCTTGAGGATGGACGGCTGACCGACAGCCACGGACGCACGGTGGATTTCCGCAATACCGTGATCGTCATGACCTCGAACCTCGGTTCGTCGCAGATCCAGGAACTGGTCGGTGATCGTGAGGCCCAGCGTGCAGCGGTGATGGACGCGCTGACGTCGCACTTCCGTCCCGAGTTCATCAACCGGGTCGACGAAGTAGTGATCTTCGAGCCACTGGCGCGGGATCAGATCGCGGGCATTACCGAGATCCAGCTGGGCCGTCTGCGCAGTCGTCTGGCCGAGCGCGAGCTGAAGCTGGAACTGAGTCCGGAAGCGATGGACAAGCTGATTGCCGTGGGTTACGACCCGGTTTATGGCGCACGTCCACTCAAACGTGCGATCCAGCGCTGGATCGAAAACCCGTTGGCGCAGTTGATCCTGTCGGGGCATTTCCTGCCGGGCGATACAGCAACCGGCAAGGTCGTGAACGACGAAATCGTTTTCGACTGA